In Pantoea agglomerans, the genomic stretch AGATCGGCGGCACCCAGCGCCTGACCGATATAGCCCTGGCCCTGAACCTGGCCCATCAGCAACGCATGGCGACGAATGCGCGCGGCGCGCTGCCGCAGGGTCAGCGGCGCCGACGAAGTAAGAGTATGCATAGAACCTCCTGATTAACGATTAACGTCCGCTGCCCGAATACGCAGCACGCAGAGCGCGCCGAGCAGCAGAACCGCAGCGATAAAGTACATGCCCGACGCGGGCGAACCGGTAAGCGTGGTAATCGATCCGATAAGCCAGGGCGAAAAGAATCCGGCGAGATTGGCGAGGCAGTTCACCGCCGCGATGCCCGCAGCGGCAGAGACGCCGCCCAGCAGATTGGTCGGCAGCATCCAGAACAGCGACGAGGCGGAAAGAATGCCCGCCGCCGCCAGGCAGAGGAAGAACAGCGACAGCGTGACGCTGTGGCCCAGCAAAGTCGCCATCGTCAGGCCCGCCATGCCGAGCACCATCGGCACGATAAGATGCCAGCGCCGTTCGCGATGGCGATCGCTGCTGCGGCCCGCCATCAGCATAAACACGATGGCGCACAGATAGGGCAGGCTGGTGAGCAGGCCGATATGCAGCGGCTCGCGGATGCCGGCATTTCTTACCAGCGTCGGCAGCCAGAAGGTCAGGGCGTATTGACCCATCACCACGCAAAAGTAGATCGCCGCCAGCGTCCAGAGGCGTTTGTCCGCCACAAACTCTTTAATAGTGCCGTGATGCGACTTTTGCTGGTTATCCTCATCCAGTTCGGCGCGTACCATGCTTTTTTCGCCTTCATCGAGCCAGCTCGCCTGCTCGACGCGATCCTTCAGCACCAGCAGCACTACAAACCCCATCAGGATGGTGGGGATCGCCTCCAGCATGAACATCCACTGCCAGCCGGCCCAGCCGTGCGATCCGGCGAAAGTTTCCATAATCCAGCCGGATAGCGGGCCGCCGATCATGCCGGAGAGCGGAATGGCGACGAACCAGAGCACCGTCATGCGCGCCCGACGATGGGCGGGAAACCAGTAGGTGAGATAGAGCAGCAGCCCGGGCGCCAGTCCGGCTTCGGCAACGCCAAGCAGGAATCGCAGCAGATAGAACTGCCATGCGGTCTCGACAAAGGCGAAGGCGCCGGAGATCAGGCCCCAGGTGATCATAATGCGGGCGATCCAACGGCGCGCACCGACGCGATGCAGGATCAGATTGCTGGGTACCTCAAAGAGAAAGTAACCAAGAAAAAAGATCCCGGCGCCGAGGCCGTAGACCGTTTCGCTCAGTGAGAGATCGTCCATCATTTGCAGCTTGGCGAAGCCGACGTTGACGCGATCCAGATAGGCGCAGAGGTAACACAACATTAAGAACGGCATCAGGCGCCAGGCGATTTTGCGATAGGCGCCGTCGCGCGCAGCGACCGCCGCACCGATATTCAGCGTTGTCATGATTATCACTCCGGGAGTGAACCAGCAGCCAGGCTGCTGGAGAAAAGGGGGACGATCAGTGGATCAGCATGCCGCCGTTCACGTCTAAGGTGACGCCGGTAAGGTAGCTGGAGAGATCGCTGGCGAGAAACAGCGCCGCGTGCGCCACGTCGTCAGCTGCGCCAAGACGCCCGAGGGGGATCGAATCGATAATGGCGTGACGGCGCTCGTCGTGCAGCAGTCCGCCGGTGATATCGGTCTGGATCAGGCCGGGCGTCAGGGCATTGACGCGGATCTGATCCGGCCCGAACTCGCGCGCCATCGCTTTGGTCAGACCCAGAACGCCCGCCTTCGCGGCACTGTAGTGAGGACCGCCGAAAATGCCGCCGCCGCGCTGCGCCGATACCGACGAGAGACAGACGATGCTGCCACCGCCCTGACGCTGCATCGCAGGGATCACCGCCTGCGACATCAGCAGCGTGCCGCGCAGGTTGACATCCAGAATGCGGTTGTAGTCTTCGAGGCCGATCTCCAGCGTTTTCACCGGCTGCGTAATGCCGGCGTTATTCACCAGCACGTCGATGCGGCCGTATTCCTTCATGACCTCAGCGACGGCACGCTGAATCGCCTCGGCGTCGGTGACGTTGGCCGCAAGGCCCAGATGGCCGGATCCCAGCTCCAGCGCGGTGCGCTGCGCTGCCGATTCATCAAGATCGAGCACCACCACGCGCGCGCCATGGTGAGCGAAGCAGGCGGCCGTAGCGCGTCCAATACCGCGCTGAGACGCGGCGCCCGTAATAATCGCAACTTTCTCTTTCAGCAACATAACTGGCTCCAGATTCTTTTTTTATAGGGTTCGGTATCGCTACCGGCAGGGTTCATCCTCAGCATCAGAAATAGCGCGTAAAGTGGCAATGCAAAAAAATTCATTTGATGCTGAATGAAATTGTTGGTTTGATGCAGTTAACATTTTTCAATGTTTTAAACGGACATAAATCACAAAATCGCGAGCGGAAACAGTTATGGAAAAACCAGTCAGCCAGCTTCCTTCATTAAAATCACTGCGCGTCTTTGAAGAAGTGGCGCAGTCAGAAAATGTGGCTCGCGCGGCGGAAAAATTAAATATCACGCCGTCGGCGGCGAGCCACCAGCTGGCAAAACTGGAAAAGGAGCTGGGCTCGATTCTGTTTCACCGATCGGCAAAAGGGGTAGCGTTAACCCTGGCGGGCGAGCGCTATTTGGCGGAGATTCGTCCGCTGATCCTCAGCCTGACGCAGGCTACGGCGCGGCTGCGCAATGAGAAAGATCGCAGCGCGCTGCGCATTCACTGCGCCCCCAGCTTTGGACTGTTATGGCTGCTGCCGCGTATTCATCAGTTTCGCGAAGCGCACCCGGACATACAGGTTTCGCTCTCCTGCTCCTATGAGAACTTATCCTTCAGCCGCGATAATATCGATATTGCGGTACGCCACGGTTTTCCGGAATGGAAGGCGTTTGAAATAAAAACTATTCGCCATGAAAAAATGTCAGTGCTGGCGTCGCCCGACTATCTGGATAAATATCCGCTGCGTGCGCCGGACGAATTAAATAACCACGCGCTGATCCTTTCCGAATCGCCGTTAATTCAGTGGCCGCAGTGGTTCGCCACGCAGCAATTGCCGCAGCCGACTCAGGAGTGGCTGTTTCGCTTCGATCGCTCCTATATGAGCCTTGAGGCAGCGATGCTCGGCCACGGGCTGATTTTCGAAAGCGAACTGCTGGCTGCCGACTATCTTCGCAGCGGCAAACTGGTCAGGGTATTTGATGACGCCATGAGCCTGCCGGTCAGCGCCCATCACCTGGTTTATCCGCGCGGCTATGCGCAGTTCCCGCGCGTCAGTTACTTTTTGCAGTGGATTCAGGCGCAGCTGGACGCCTGATGGGAAAGCGCCAGTCGCGCTACTGTCACATTCACGCCAGACGGACTAGTTTTTATTGCTGGACGCGCGATGCTGATCTTCTCGACTATCTTTTTCGTACTGGCGAGCCGCCGCGTTCGTCACCGACATAGCGTGCGGCAGCAATATTGTCGACTTAATTACCGCCGGGGCACGCGCCCTGGCTTTAATCGTTGCCGGAGACATCAGGTCATGCACAACCTTGATATTCAGGTATTAAACACAGGATTGCAGTGGGTTGACGCGCATGAGGTATGGCTCTGTACGGTGCTTTCAACCTACGGATCGTCGCCGCGACCGCCCGGCGCGATGATGATCATCCGCAAAGAGGGGCATCACTGCGGCTCGCTGTCAGGCGGCTGCGTTGAAGAGAGTTTTATTGAGCATATCGATCGCAACGCTTTTCCGGCCGCCAGCCAGGTGGTGCGCTACGGTGAAGGCGGATTTGAGCCGGACAGGGCGCTGCCGTGCGGCGGCGTGCTCGATATTTTGGTGGAAAAGCTGCCGCCCGGCGCAGAGAGCCGCGCCTATTTGCAGCAAATGCACGATGCGCTGGTCGCCGCGACGGCGGTGAAAAAGAAAATTATTCTGCCGCATCCCTGTTATGCGCTGGAGCCGGCCGCCTATACCAGCAGCACGCTGACTTACCGCGACGGGGCGGCGATAACGCTGACGCTCTCGACCGCACCCAGGCTGGTTATCGGTGGGCTTTCCAGCGTCGCGGTGTTCTGCGCCAATTTTGCCGTTGCGCTCGGCTTTGAAACCATCGTCTGCGAACACCGCGACGAGGCGCTGGCGAATATGGCCTCGGCGCTGGACCCAAACGTCAGGCTGATCAAGCAGTTTCCCGCCGTTTATCTGGAGCGGAAGGGCTGCCATGCCGGGACGGCGATCCTGTCGCTTACCCACGATCCGCGCATTGACGACCTCACCATGATGGAGGCGGTAAATCTGCCTGCGTTCTATATCGGCGCGATGGGATCGAAAAAGAACAGCCTGAGAAGAAAAGAGCGGCTGGGCCAGTATGGCGACCTGGCACCCGATCAGATCAGCCGCATTCACGCGCCGGTCGGGCTCGATATCGGCAGTAAAACGCCGTCGGAGATCGCGCTGTCGGTAATGGCGGACATTGTGCGCTACAAAAACGGCTGCGTAGCGGCGGCGCAGCCGAGGCTGGCAGAAGTGTGCGGGCAGGGAAGTTTGCTATGAGGATCGCCATTCTGGTGATGGCGGCCGGCTTTAGCCGCCGCTTTAAAGCGAGCAGCGGCGAGCATAAGCTGCTTGCCTCGCTCAACGGCAGGCCGGTTTTACAGCACACGCTGGACCATGCCGTTGCTACCGGACTGGATGTTTTCGTGGTGACGCGGCCGGAAGACAGGGCAATCCATACGCTGATTCCTGCTGGCCGCGCGGTTATCTGCCGCAGCGCGGGTATCGGCGACTCTATCGCGGCGGGGGTAAAAGCCACAGCGGACTACGACGGCTGGCTGATTACGTTAGGTGATATGCCGTTTATCGCGGAGGAAAGCCTGCTGGCCGTGGCGGATGCGCTGCATCATGCACCGCTGGTTCGCGCGCAGGTTGAAGGCAAGCCAGGGCACCCGGTGGGATTTCAGCACGCGTTTTATTCCGCGCTAGCAGCCCTGACCGGCGACAGCGGCGCGCGTGGGGTGCTTAACAGCGCGCCGTGTCGGGCGGTGGCGTTAACGGACAAGGGATGTCTGCTGGATATTGATACCCGTTCAGATCTTCAGCGTACTGTTGCGCTTTAGCGGCTCAGCCAGAGAGGTTTCCGGCTGAGAAGGGGGTTAAATAGTCACTCCGCCGGCAAGCAAGTTGAAATGCGCCCGCCGCCCGTTATTATCGGCATGACGGCGGCGGTCAAATAAAGGTCTGTTATGAAATCAACAGCTCTGCAAAGCATGTATCGTTCTGCAAGCGAGAACACGATCGCAGCCTGGGCGAAAAATGCAGGAATCGGGGACATCCGCGAGGGAAACTACTACGATCCCGTAAAACTCTCTCTTGCAGCAGGTATAAAGCAACACACGGCTTTCATTTTACTTTCTTACCTCTGACTCTGCCGCTTTATAATCCTCACGAGCAACTGCCAGCGAAAGTAGAGCAATTGACCCGCATCTGGGGTGAGTTTCATGCAAAAAAAATTGTTATCAGGCATCTTCGGTTAGTTGCGCTGCCTGGCCAGCTGTTGCTTGCGGGCATTCCTGAGAGTCCTGCAATAGCTTTGCGCCAGTCATTCTGCGAGAAGGTGCTGAATTCCCAATGGAAAAATGAGCTGCTGATGCGCCACACCGGCAGCTCATTGCCGGCACCATTCTGGCACAGCACCGTTTTACGCTACAGCGCGACTTTTTTACCCGTGACCCTGCGTCAGTTCTTTTTTGAACGTCAGGGCATTAATTTCGGCGATGTGACTGGAGAGCTGATATTAGCGAGATGCAACTACAACTGGACAGAGTGTTATCCGCTGGCATGTTAACTGAGGCGAGGTAAGAGCCTGTGTTGCTGGCCGGGAAGTTAAACTCTGCAGATAACATCTCAGCGTTATAGCTGATTAAGCGCAGCAGCGTCATTACAAGGGAGAATGATGAAAAGATTCATTACGCATCACGAGTTACGGCAACAACTTCTGCAAGATCCGGCGTTCCGGGCTGCTTACGAGGCTGAATGCCAGAATCCTGAACCGGATTATCAGATTATCCGCCATCACGATGATGGAACTGAAGAACTGGTGTATGACTCGCGGCAGGAGAAGCAGGACAGGCTGGCTATCAACGATTCTACTGAACGCGCTGACCGGATAGCCGATGATAAATAGATCGAGTAAAACTGGGATAGTCGCAAAGATATGACCAGAGCAGTTACGGCCCGAAAACGGCAGTTTCCCGCTACCGATATTTAGGTGCACATAATGTATATTATGTTAAATGAGATATTAGCCGCAGCAAACAGAGATCTCTCAAAGAGCCTTTATTCTCCCTCCTCTTCTCTTTTGACTCGAACCTTTCTATACAGTATGTCGCGGTGGCGCTCTCCAGCAATATCTGACTCTGTTCCTTCGGACGGTCAGCGCTGTAAACCTGCGAAACTATGTGGCTGGTCTGCGCCTCTGGTCTGAAAGGCTCCGTCGGACATTCGCTAAATGCTTTAACGCGCTGTTCAGCCTGCACCTGCGTCAGGTTGTTCGTCCGATCTTTTTTACCCTGTTCGTAAAACTGCCGCAGAAACGCCGTCATCCAGCGGTAATTATGCTCCCGGCGCGGACGCGTATTGGGATCGAAGTGAATGCTGGAGAGTTTCGCAACGGCATGGCTGGCGGTGTTAGTACGCGCCAGTTGCGTTAAGGTCGATAACTGGCAGGATGGCTACGTTACCGGCGTAAAAGAGATCTGAATTAGTAAATGAATAAATTCGGCCTGTTATCGTCACATTTACGTGCGAACCATAGCCGGTTATTCTGGCGCTGCCGGTGTCAGCAACCATAAAAGGCGTGCGCTTTTTAAGGTGCTCCCGCGGATTACCCTGTTGCTTTGTGTCCAGGTAATAACGATAAACATCCGAAACCGTTGCACCACCACCCTTGTACTTTGTTACGTACAAATACACCTCTGGCGTGATTTGCTGCTCTGAATAAAGCTCGTCGTCCGGTGGCTGTGATGCGTAATAGTGAATAGTCGCATATCCCACCACAATCAACAGAAGTACAGCAGTGAGCGCGCGGTGCAACCACTTAATAACCGTGCTGTTTGGCATAAACTATTCCCTGTTTAATCCAGATTCCATTGATAACAGATGCGGGTAAATAATTACCCATTTAGCCTGTGGGTTCAATTGACACGCACCGCTTATGGCGTTAAAGGCGTTCTCTTTCTACGCCCTCTTCTCCTTTCGGCTTCTTATGCGCGCCACGCATCAAATCAGAGAACCAGAATGAAGCCACAGACAAGCGGTCTCCCTTTCCTCGGTACCGAGCCTGAATGCGGCTTTATCAGGTGTTAAGCATTCAGGGTTTCAGAATCACTTTGGTCCACCCCTCGTCGCGGTTGTCAAAGTGCTTATACCCCTCGGGCGCTTCTGCCAGCTGCAGCCGGTGCGAAATAATTTGCGCCGGATTCGCCTTGCCCTGATGGATAAGTCTGGCAAGCTGACGGTTATAGGCCTTAACGTTGCACTGACCGGTCTTAATCGACTGACCTTTAAACCAGAAGTTGCCAAAATCGAAAGGCATCTTGCCCTGTTTAGCCAGTTCGCTTGCCGCACCGGGATCCTGCGGAACAAACACGCCTACCGCGCCAATGCCGCCCGTCGCTTTGGTTGATGCCACCAGACTGTTCATGGTGGCGGAGTTATCCTCATGGCCATGTTTATTACAGCACTGGTAGCCTACGCATTCGCAGCCGCAATCCGTGCCGCGCCCGTCGGTTAACTCAAGAATTTTATTTACCGCCTCATCGCCAACGCCATTGATGGCCACTGCGCCGATTTTTTCCGCTAGCGCCAGTCGATCGGGATGCGTATCAACCACAAACACCTGTGATGCGCCCTTAATGATGGCGGAATGCGCAGCCATCAAGCCGACCGGACCCGCACCATAAATGGCGACGCTTTCTCCTGGTCGCAACCCCGCCAGCTCGGTGGCATGCCAGCCGGTGGGAAAGATATCGGACAGCAGGACGTAGTCTTCCTCCTTTTCAACCGCATCCGGCGGCAGTACCAGACAGTTAAAATCAGCAAAGGGAACGCGCAGTAATTCCGCCTGGCCGCCATCCCACGGCCCCATTTCGGCAAAGCCATAGGCCGCGCCGGCCGTTCCGGGGTTGGCCGTCAGGCAGTAGCCGGTTAACCCTTTTTCGCAGTTTTCACAGAATCCGCAGCCAACATTGAACGGCAGGCAGACATAATCACCCACTTTTATCCGCTCTACGGCGCCGCCGACCTCAATGACCTGCCCCATATTTTCATGACCAAATATGCGCCCCTGTTCAAAGCTGGTGCGCCCCTCGTACATATGCAGGTCAGAACCGCAGATGTTGGTGGTGGTGATACGGACAAGCACGTCGGTTGGCCGAACAATTCTGGCATCCGGAACATCTTTTACTGAAACATCGAAAGGCCCGTTGTAAACGACTGCTTTCATAATGTTCTCCTCTTATGAGTGATCGGTTTATGGCGGCGACTGCGGCTACTTGCTGTCGCCCCCATAGTGACACCGCCTCGTCAATCAAATATTTTGACTGACTTTTAAGTGTAGAACATCTTTTAGCTCACATTTTAATCAACTATGTCACTTTGTAACAGTGATTAATGGCTGCGCTTAGCCAGTTTTTTTGAACGAAGCACGGGCCGGGATTACTGGATGCTGGCAATAGCGACCCAGTTTGCATCCTTGCCAACGGGCGCTTCGGCAACCCGTTGCAGTTCGCCGCTCTCTTTAATGGCATAGCTGCCGATGACCGCACTCTTCTCGCCGCTGGCGA encodes the following:
- a CDS encoding Exc2 family lipoprotein, producing the protein MARTNTASHAVAKLSSIHFDPNTRPRREHNYRWMTAFLRQFYEQGKKDRTNNLTQVQAEQRVKAFSECPTEPFRPEAQTSHIVSQVYSADRPKEQSQILLESATATYCIERFESKEKRRENKGSLRDLCLLRLISHLT
- a CDS encoding NTP transferase domain-containing protein, whose amino-acid sequence is MRIAILVMAAGFSRRFKASSGEHKLLASLNGRPVLQHTLDHAVATGLDVFVVTRPEDRAIHTLIPAGRAVICRSAGIGDSIAAGVKATADYDGWLITLGDMPFIAEESLLAVADALHHAPLVRAQVEGKPGHPVGFQHAFYSALAALTGDSGARGVLNSAPCRAVALTDKGCLLDIDTRSDLQRTVAL
- a CDS encoding XdhC family protein, with amino-acid sequence MHNLDIQVLNTGLQWVDAHEVWLCTVLSTYGSSPRPPGAMMIIRKEGHHCGSLSGGCVEESFIEHIDRNAFPAASQVVRYGEGGFEPDRALPCGGVLDILVEKLPPGAESRAYLQQMHDALVAATAVKKKIILPHPCYALEPAAYTSSTLTYRDGAAITLTLSTAPRLVIGGLSSVAVFCANFAVALGFETIVCEHRDEALANMASALDPNVRLIKQFPAVYLERKGCHAGTAILSLTHDPRIDDLTMMEAVNLPAFYIGAMGSKKNSLRRKERLGQYGDLAPDQISRIHAPVGLDIGSKTPSEIALSVMADIVRYKNGCVAAAQPRLAEVCGQGSLL
- a CDS encoding MFS transporter, with product MTTLNIGAAVAARDGAYRKIAWRLMPFLMLCYLCAYLDRVNVGFAKLQMMDDLSLSETVYGLGAGIFFLGYFLFEVPSNLILHRVGARRWIARIMITWGLISGAFAFVETAWQFYLLRFLLGVAEAGLAPGLLLYLTYWFPAHRRARMTVLWFVAIPLSGMIGGPLSGWIMETFAGSHGWAGWQWMFMLEAIPTILMGFVVLLVLKDRVEQASWLDEGEKSMVRAELDEDNQQKSHHGTIKEFVADKRLWTLAAIYFCVVMGQYALTFWLPTLVRNAGIREPLHIGLLTSLPYLCAIVFMLMAGRSSDRHRERRWHLIVPMVLGMAGLTMATLLGHSVTLSLFFLCLAAAGILSASSLFWMLPTNLLGGVSAAAGIAAVNCLANLAGFFSPWLIGSITTLTGSPASGMYFIAAVLLLGALCVLRIRAADVNR
- a CDS encoding LysR substrate-binding domain-containing protein, which produces MEKPVSQLPSLKSLRVFEEVAQSENVARAAEKLNITPSAASHQLAKLEKELGSILFHRSAKGVALTLAGERYLAEIRPLILSLTQATARLRNEKDRSALRIHCAPSFGLLWLLPRIHQFREAHPDIQVSLSCSYENLSFSRDNIDIAVRHGFPEWKAFEIKTIRHEKMSVLASPDYLDKYPLRAPDELNNHALILSESPLIQWPQWFATQQLPQPTQEWLFRFDRSYMSLEAAMLGHGLIFESELLAADYLRSGKLVRVFDDAMSLPVSAHHLVYPRGYAQFPRVSYFLQWIQAQLDA
- a CDS encoding SDR family NAD(P)-dependent oxidoreductase — translated: MLLKEKVAIITGAASQRGIGRATAACFAHHGARVVVLDLDESAAQRTALELGSGHLGLAANVTDAEAIQRAVAEVMKEYGRIDVLVNNAGITQPVKTLEIGLEDYNRILDVNLRGTLLMSQAVIPAMQRQGGGSIVCLSSVSAQRGGGIFGGPHYSAAKAGVLGLTKAMAREFGPDQIRVNALTPGLIQTDITGGLLHDERRHAIIDSIPLGRLGAADDVAHAALFLASDLSSYLTGVTLDVNGGMLIH
- a CDS encoding glutathione-independent formaldehyde dehydrogenase, with amino-acid sequence MKAVVYNGPFDVSVKDVPDARIVRPTDVLVRITTTNICGSDLHMYEGRTSFEQGRIFGHENMGQVIEVGGAVERIKVGDYVCLPFNVGCGFCENCEKGLTGYCLTANPGTAGAAYGFAEMGPWDGGQAELLRVPFADFNCLVLPPDAVEKEEDYVLLSDIFPTGWHATELAGLRPGESVAIYGAGPVGLMAAHSAIIKGASQVFVVDTHPDRLALAEKIGAVAINGVGDEAVNKILELTDGRGTDCGCECVGYQCCNKHGHEDNSATMNSLVASTKATGGIGAVGVFVPQDPGAASELAKQGKMPFDFGNFWFKGQSIKTGQCNVKAYNRQLARLIHQGKANPAQIISHRLQLAEAPEGYKHFDNRDEGWTKVILKP